The following coding sequences lie in one Ictalurus punctatus breed USDA103 chromosome 16, Coco_2.0, whole genome shotgun sequence genomic window:
- the isl1b gene encoding ISL LIM homeobox 1b isoform X2: protein MEEPQKAEKGLPSLCVGCGLQIRDRFVLSVFPDLRWHVACLKCMVCQQNLDESHTCFIKDGKTLCKDDYIRLYTTKCAKCLKSFSSCDYVMRAGVNVYHVQCFRCKCCDRQLLPGDEFTMRDGFLHCTGHENSNHGLITLTHHSAHVTDLDRCDEGADTSQSSGEGDSGWPVKPIKNEKTARVRTALSQSQLHVLRTCYNANPRPDATVKEQLMELTGLSSRVIRVWFQNKRCKDKKRSMLERQMQHECREQINMMDEPLLAVTPEILDLDTLMHPLDLQSLQPSWKLLTSLLHLDSDHTPDPEPVTFNQLDQP from the exons ATGGAAGAGCCACAAAAAG CGGAAAAAGGCCTCCCCTCACTCTGTGTCGGTTGTGGGCTTCAGATCCGTGACCGGTTCGTGTTGAGTGTGTTTCCTGACCTGCGTTGGCACGTAGCATGTCTGAAGTGTATGGTGTGTCAGCAAAACCTGGATGAGTCTCACACCTGCTTCATTAAAGACGGAAAGACCCTGTGTAAAGATGATTATATCAG ATTATACACCACCAAATGTGCAAAATGTCTAAAGTCCTTCAGCAGTTGTGATTACGTCATGCGTGCAGGAGTTAACGTCTATCACGTGCAGTGTTTCCGGTGTAAGTGCTGCGATCGGCAGCTGCTGCCCGGAGATGAGTTTACCATGCGAGACGGCTTCCTGCACTGCACTGGTCACGAAAACTCCAATCACGGACTAATAACACTTACACATCACTCAGCACATGTGACTGACCTGGACAGGTGTGATGAAGGAGCAG ACACTTCCCAGTCAAGCGGAGAAGGTGACTCTGGCTGGCCCGTTAAGCCCATCAAGAATGAGAAGACTGCACGTGTGAGGACGGCACTCAGCCAGTCTCAGCTGCACGTGCTGCGCACGTGCTACAACGCTAACCCACGACCAGACGCTACGGTGAAGGAACAGCTGATGGAGCTGACGGGCTTGAGCTCGCGTGTCATCCGCGTCTGGTTCCAGAACAAACGATGCAAAGACAAGAAGAGGAGCATGCTGGAGAGACAGATGCAGCACGAGTGTAGAGAACAG ATCAATATGATGGATGAGCCACTGTTGGCTGTCACTCCTGAGATCCTGGACTTAGACACACTAATGCACCCACTGGACCTGCAGAGTCTTCAGCCATCTTGGAAGCTCCTGACGAGTCTCTTGCATTTAGACAGTGATCACACACCTGATCCGGAACCGGTGACTTTCAACCAGCTAGATCAGCCCTAA
- the LOC108277113 gene encoding serine-rich adhesin for platelets isoform X2 — protein sequence MWGCTRLWLLFIALLHLKDVRALGVWSKSPAEDWYSVDGKTSLDQLQETASFPDGAQTSTALRDESKTNAGVLQTKIDLWAGLSSSEALTNGSFGYYKPVFPGIQAFRKQNVASQSRGSTVYGLSQGLGSQYGSFQTQQDKNQLSSAPALTLNQQASGMSSSSHTGSQSTLSDWLSLGLSRPYVSFQTQQGTNQLGSAPALTVTQKATEGSTTANGSSTSSLSSAYSGSQGSTGYGLSQGLASQYGGGQSSPAIVTQQASGSAVSSGSTSSTSSSHSGSQSRGSTVYGLSQGFSRPFGSFQTQQGTNQLGSAPTLTGTRQATVAVATANGSFSSSSSFTGSRSPSSNWPSLGLSRPYGSFQTQQGTNQLSSAPALTGTQQASGGATTANGSSTSSLSSPYIGSQSSTGHGPSQVLASQYGGGGQSSSAPAFVTQQASGSAVYSGSTSSTSSSFHGSQSRGSTGYGPSHGLASLYGHGQSSSAPALTVSHQASEGATTANGSSGLSSSFTGSPSPTAYWLLLRLSSQYAGSPAQQGKNQLGSVAGLNVTQQASASPVLNGSTSSTSSSYSGSQRRGSTVYGLSQGFSSPYGSIQTQQGTNQLSSAPPLTLTQQASGMSSSSHNGSQSRGSNVYGLFQGFSRPFGSFQTQQGTNQQTTEAATTANGSSTSSFSRSFTSSQGPTAYWLVLRLPSQYAGSQAQQGINQLSSVPGLNMIQQASANAVLNGSTSSTSSPYIGSQGSTGYGPSQVLASQYGGGGGQSSSAPAFVTQQASGSAVSSGSTPSTSSSFHGSPSQSSTGYGLSQGLGSRYSSFHTQQGTNQLTSAPALTLNLQASGISFSSHNGSRSPSSNWPSLGLSRPYGSFQMLQGTNQQTTEAATTANGSSTSSLSSPYIGSQSSTGYGPSQVLASQYGGGQSSSAPAFVTQQASGSAVSSGSTSSTSTSYSGSQSQGPTVYGLSQGFSRPYGSFQTQQGTNRQTTEAAATANGSSSSSSSFTGSQSPSSNWPSLGISRPYVGFQTQQGINQLGSVPGLNVIQQVSASAALNGSTSSTSSYYSGSQRRGSTVYGLSQGFSSPYGSFQTHQDTNRQTTEAATTANGSSTSSLSSSYTGSQSQTATAYGSSHSLSNLYDGLHKQHGVQWLSSVPALTVNQQASGSTITSNGSNTDASSAYSAPQSHSLSHGLVGSSLSIPNQNVQQLGAFNQLVPSLWLGQQSCEKTVQ from the exons GCTTTGGTTGCTCTTCATTGCTTTACTTCACCTAAAAGATGTAAGGGCACTTGGAG TGTGGAGTAAAAGCCCTGCAGAAGATTGGTACAGTGTTGATGGCAAAACATCTCTGGATCAGCTGCAGGAAACTGCATCCTTTCCTGATGGAGCCCAAACTTCCACAGCCTTGAGGGATGAAAGTAAAACCAATGCTGGAGTTCTGCAAACTAAGATAGATTTATGGGCAGGTTTATCTTCATCGGAAGCCCTGACAAATGGCTCTTTTGGTTACTACAAGCCAGTGTTCCCAGGCATTCAAGCTTTCCGAAAACAGAACGTTGCCTCACAAAGCAGAGGCTCAACTGTCTATGGGCTTTCACAAGGGCTTGGCAGCCAATATGGTAGTTTCCAAACACAGCAAGACAAAAACCAATTGAGCTCTGCCCCTGCTTTAACGTTGAACCAACAAGCCTCTGGCATGTCTTCCAGCTCCCACACTGGTTCGCAAAGCACACTTTCTGACTGGTTGTCCCTAGGACTTTCCAGACCCTATGTTAGTTTCCAGACACAGCAAGGCACAAATCAACTTGGCTCTGCTCCTGCATTAACTGTAACCCAGAAGGCAACTGAAGGTTCCACAACAGCTAATGGTTCCTCCACCTCCAGTTTATCGAGTGCTTACAGTGGTTCTCAAGGCTCCACTGGCTATGGACTGTCTCAAGGGCTCGCAAGCCAGTATGGTGGTGGTCAATCAAGCCCTGCCATTGTGACCCAACAGGCCTCTGGGAGTGCTGTTTCCAGTGGTTCTACGTCTAGTACTTCAAGCTCccacagtggttctcaaagccGAGGCTCAACTGTCTATGGACTGTCTCAAGGATTTTCCAGGCCCTTTGGTAGTTTCCAGACACAGCAAGGCACGAATCAACTTGGCTCTGCCCCCACGTTAACTGGAACTCGGCAGGCAACTGTAGCTGTCGCAACAGCTAATGGTTCCTTCAGCTCATCAAGCTCCTTCACTGGTTCTCGAAGCCCGTCTTCCAATTGGCCTTCACTAGGACTTTCCAGACCCTATGGTAGTTTCCAGACACAGCAAGGCACAAATCAACTGAGCTCTGCCCCTGCATTAACTGGAACTCAGCAGGCAAGTGGAGGTGCCACAACAGCTAATGGCTCCTCCACCTCCAGTTTATCAAGCCCCTACATTGGTTCTCAAAGCTCCACTGGCCATGGACCGTCTCAAGTGCTTGCAAGCCAGTATGGTGGTGGTGGTCAATCAAGCTCTGCCCCTGCCTTCGTGACCCAGCAGGCCTCTGGGAGTGCAGTGTACAGTGGTTCCACATCTAGTACTTCAAGCTCCTTCCATGGTTCTCAAAGCCGAGGCTCAACTGGTTATGGGCCGTCTCATGGGCTCGCGAGCCTGTATGGTCATGGTCAATCAAGCTCTGCCCCTGCATTAACAGTATCCCATCAGGCAAGTGAAGGTGCCACAACAGCTAATGGTTCCTCCGGCTTATCGAGCTCCTTCACTGGTTCTCCAAGCCCAACTGCCTACTGGCTGTTGCTTAGACTTTCCAGCCAATATGCTGGTTCCCCGGCACAGCAAGGCAAAAACCAGCTTGGCTCCGTGGCTGGATTAAATGTAACTCAACAAGCCTCTGCAAGTCCAGTGTTGAATGGTTCTACTTCTAGCACTTCAAGCTCctacagtggttctcaaagacGAGGCTCAACTGTCTATGGACTGTCTCAAGGATTTTCCAGCCCCTATGGGAGTATCCAGACACAGCAAGGCACAAACCAACTGAGCTCTGCCCCTCCTTTAACTTTAACCCAACAAGCCTCCGGCATGTCTTCCAGCTCCCACAATGGTTCTCAAAGCCGAGGCTCAAATGTCTATGGACTGTTTCAAGGATTTTCCAGACCCTTTGGTAGTTTCCAGACACAGCAAGGCACAAATCAGCAGACAACTGAAGCCGCCACAACAGCTAATGGTTCCTCCACCTCCAGTTTCTCACGCTCCTTCACTAGTTCTCAAGGCCCAACTGCCTACTGGCTGGTGCTAAGACTTCCCAGCCAATATGCTGGTTCCCAGGCCCAGCAAGGCATAAACCAGCTTAGCTCTGTGCCTGGATTAAATATGATTCAACAAGCCTCTGCAAATGCAGTGTTAAATGGCTCTACATCTAGTACTTCAAGCCCCTACATTGGTTCTCAAGGCTCCACTGGCTATGGACCATCTCAAGTGCTTGCAAGCCagtatggtggtggtggtggtcaaTCAAGCTCTGCCCCTGCCTTTGTGACCCAGCAGGCCTCTGGGAGTGCAGTGTCCAGTGGTTCTACGCCTAGTACTTCAAGCTCCTTCCATGGTTCTCCAAGCCAAAGCTCAACTGGCTATGGGTTGTCTCAAGGGCTTGGTAGCCGCTATAGTAGTTTTCATACACAGCAAGGCACAAACCAACTGACCTCTGCCCCTGCTTTAACTTTGAACCTACAAGCCTCTGGCATATCTTTCAGCTCCCACAATGGTTCTCGAAGCCCGTCTTCCAATTGGCCGTCACTAGGACTTTCCAGACCCTATGGTAGTTTCCAGATGCTGCAAGGCACAAATCAGCAGACAACTGAAGCTGCCACAACAGCTAATGGTTCCTCCACCTCCAGTTTATCAAGCCCCTACATTGGTTCTCAAAGCTCCACTGGCTATGGACCGTCTCAAGTGCTTGCAAGCCAGTATGGTGGTGGTCAATCAAGCTCTGCCCCTGCCTTCGTGACCCAGCAGGCCTCTGGGAGTGCTGTGTCCAGTGGTTCTACATCTAGCACTTCAACCTCTTACAGTGGTTCGCAAAGCCAAGGTCCAACTGTCTATGGACTGTCTCAAGGATTTTCCAGGCCCTATGGTAGTTTCCAAACACAGCAAGGCACAAATCGGCAGACAACTGAAGCTGCCGCAACAGCTAATGGCTCCTCCAGCTCATCGAGCTCCTTCACTGGTTCTCAAAGCCCGTCTTCCAATTGGCCTTCACTAGGAATTTCCAGACCCTATGTTGGTTTCCAGACACAGCAAGGCATAAACCAGCTTGGCTCTGTGCCTGGATTAAATGTGATTCAACAAGTCTCTGCAAGTGCAGCGTTAAATGGTTCTACATCTAGTACTTCAAGCTActacagtggttctcaaagacGAGGCTCAACTGTCTATGGACTGTCTCAAGGATTTTCCAGTCCCTATGGTAGTTTCCAAACGCATCAAGACACAAATCGGCAGACAACTGAAGCCGCCACAACAGCTAATGGTTCCTCCACCTCCAGTCTATCAAGTTCCTACACTGGTTCCCAAAGCCAAACTGCAACTGCCTATGGGTCATCCCACAGCCTTTCCAATCTTTATGATGGTTTGCATAAACAGCATGGTGTCCAATGGCTGAGCTCTGTCCCTGCCTTAACTGTGAACCAGCAGGCCTCTGGAAGCACCATAACATCCAATGGCTCCAACACCGATGCTTCAAGTGCCTACAGTGCTCCTCAAAGCCATAGTTTGTCTCATGGGCTTGTTGGGAGCTCTCTCAGCATACCGAACCAAAATGTCCAGCAACTGGGGGCCTTCAATCAGCTGGTTCCTTCTCTGTGGTTGGGTCAGCAATCTTGTGAAAAGACTGTTCAGTGA
- the isl1b gene encoding ISL LIM homeobox 1b isoform X1 encodes MNMHIIRNHELIHSLLSTAEKGLPSLCVGCGLQIRDRFVLSVFPDLRWHVACLKCMVCQQNLDESHTCFIKDGKTLCKDDYIRLYTTKCAKCLKSFSSCDYVMRAGVNVYHVQCFRCKCCDRQLLPGDEFTMRDGFLHCTGHENSNHGLITLTHHSAHVTDLDRCDEGADTSQSSGEGDSGWPVKPIKNEKTARVRTALSQSQLHVLRTCYNANPRPDATVKEQLMELTGLSSRVIRVWFQNKRCKDKKRSMLERQMQHECREQINMMDEPLLAVTPEILDLDTLMHPLDLQSLQPSWKLLTSLLHLDSDHTPDPEPVTFNQLDQP; translated from the exons ATGAATATGCATATTATAAGAAATCATGAGCTTATACATTCTCTGCTCTCCACAGCGGAAAAAGGCCTCCCCTCACTCTGTGTCGGTTGTGGGCTTCAGATCCGTGACCGGTTCGTGTTGAGTGTGTTTCCTGACCTGCGTTGGCACGTAGCATGTCTGAAGTGTATGGTGTGTCAGCAAAACCTGGATGAGTCTCACACCTGCTTCATTAAAGACGGAAAGACCCTGTGTAAAGATGATTATATCAG ATTATACACCACCAAATGTGCAAAATGTCTAAAGTCCTTCAGCAGTTGTGATTACGTCATGCGTGCAGGAGTTAACGTCTATCACGTGCAGTGTTTCCGGTGTAAGTGCTGCGATCGGCAGCTGCTGCCCGGAGATGAGTTTACCATGCGAGACGGCTTCCTGCACTGCACTGGTCACGAAAACTCCAATCACGGACTAATAACACTTACACATCACTCAGCACATGTGACTGACCTGGACAGGTGTGATGAAGGAGCAG ACACTTCCCAGTCAAGCGGAGAAGGTGACTCTGGCTGGCCCGTTAAGCCCATCAAGAATGAGAAGACTGCACGTGTGAGGACGGCACTCAGCCAGTCTCAGCTGCACGTGCTGCGCACGTGCTACAACGCTAACCCACGACCAGACGCTACGGTGAAGGAACAGCTGATGGAGCTGACGGGCTTGAGCTCGCGTGTCATCCGCGTCTGGTTCCAGAACAAACGATGCAAAGACAAGAAGAGGAGCATGCTGGAGAGACAGATGCAGCACGAGTGTAGAGAACAG ATCAATATGATGGATGAGCCACTGTTGGCTGTCACTCCTGAGATCCTGGACTTAGACACACTAATGCACCCACTGGACCTGCAGAGTCTTCAGCCATCTTGGAAGCTCCTGACGAGTCTCTTGCATTTAGACAGTGATCACACACCTGATCCGGAACCGGTGACTTTCAACCAGCTAGATCAGCCCTAA
- the LOC108277113 gene encoding serine-rich adhesin for platelets isoform X1 produces MWGCTRLWLLFIALLHLKDVRALGVWSKSPAEDWYSVDGKTSLDQLQETASFPDGAQTSTALRDESKTNAGVLQTKIDLWAGLSSSEALTNGSFGYYKPVFPGIQAFRKQNVASQSRGSTVYGLSQGLGSQYGSFQTQQDKNQLSSAPALTLNQQASGMSSSSHTGSQSTLSDWLSLGLSRPYVSFQTQQGTNQLGSAPALTVTQKATEGSTTANGSSTSSLSSAYSGSQGSTGYGLSQGLASQYGGGQSSPAIVTQQASGSAVSSGSTSSTSSSHSGSQSRGSTVYGLSQGFSRPFGSFQTQQGTNQLGSAPTLTGTRQATVAVATANGSFSSSSSFTGSRSPSSNWPSLGLSRPYGSFQTQQGTNQLSSAPALTGTQQASGGATTANGSSTSSLSSPYIGSQSSTGHGPSQVLASQYGGGGQSSSAPAFVTQQASGSAVYSGSTSSTSSSFHGSQSRGSTGYGPSHGLASLYGHGQSSSAPALTVSHQASEGATTANGSSGLSSSFTGSPSPTAYWLLLRLSSQYAGSPAQQGKNQLGSVAGLNVTQQASASPVLNGSTSSTSSSYSGSQRRGSTVYGLSQGFSSPYGSIQTQQGTNQLSSAPPLTLTQQASGMSSSSHNGSQSRGSNVYGLFQGFSRPFGSFQTQQGTNQQTTEAATTANGSSTSSFSRSFTSSQGPTAYWLVLRLPSQYAGSQAQQGINQLSSVPGLNMIQQASANAVLNGSTSSTSSPYIGSQGSTGYGPSQVLASQYGGGGGQSSSAPAFVTQQASGSAVSSGSTPSTSSSFHGSPSQSSTGYGLSQGLGSRYSSFHTQQGTNQLTSAPALTLNLQASGISFSSHNGSRSPSSNWPSLGLSRPYGSFQMLQGTNQQTTEAATTANGSSTSSLSSPYIGSQSSTGYGPSQVLASQYGGGQSSSAPAFVTQQASGSAVSSGSTSSTSTSYSGSQSQGPTVYGLSQGFSRPYGSFQTQQGTNRQTTEAAATANGSSSSSSSFTGSQSPSSNWPSLGISRPYVGFQTQQGINQLGSVPGLNVIQQVSASAALNGSTSSTSSYYSGSQRRGSTVYGLSQGFSSPYGSFQTHQDTNRQTTEAATTANGSSTSSLSSSYTGSQSQTATAYGSSHSLSNLYDGLHKQHGVQWLSSVPALTVNQQASGSTITSNGSNTDASSAYSAPQSHSLSHGLVGSSLSIPNQNVQQLGAFNQLVPSLWLGQQSCEKTVQ; encoded by the exons ATGTGGGGTTGCACAAG GCTTTGGTTGCTCTTCATTGCTTTACTTCACCTAAAAGATGTAAGGGCACTTGGAG TGTGGAGTAAAAGCCCTGCAGAAGATTGGTACAGTGTTGATGGCAAAACATCTCTGGATCAGCTGCAGGAAACTGCATCCTTTCCTGATGGAGCCCAAACTTCCACAGCCTTGAGGGATGAAAGTAAAACCAATGCTGGAGTTCTGCAAACTAAGATAGATTTATGGGCAGGTTTATCTTCATCGGAAGCCCTGACAAATGGCTCTTTTGGTTACTACAAGCCAGTGTTCCCAGGCATTCAAGCTTTCCGAAAACAGAACGTTGCCTCACAAAGCAGAGGCTCAACTGTCTATGGGCTTTCACAAGGGCTTGGCAGCCAATATGGTAGTTTCCAAACACAGCAAGACAAAAACCAATTGAGCTCTGCCCCTGCTTTAACGTTGAACCAACAAGCCTCTGGCATGTCTTCCAGCTCCCACACTGGTTCGCAAAGCACACTTTCTGACTGGTTGTCCCTAGGACTTTCCAGACCCTATGTTAGTTTCCAGACACAGCAAGGCACAAATCAACTTGGCTCTGCTCCTGCATTAACTGTAACCCAGAAGGCAACTGAAGGTTCCACAACAGCTAATGGTTCCTCCACCTCCAGTTTATCGAGTGCTTACAGTGGTTCTCAAGGCTCCACTGGCTATGGACTGTCTCAAGGGCTCGCAAGCCAGTATGGTGGTGGTCAATCAAGCCCTGCCATTGTGACCCAACAGGCCTCTGGGAGTGCTGTTTCCAGTGGTTCTACGTCTAGTACTTCAAGCTCccacagtggttctcaaagccGAGGCTCAACTGTCTATGGACTGTCTCAAGGATTTTCCAGGCCCTTTGGTAGTTTCCAGACACAGCAAGGCACGAATCAACTTGGCTCTGCCCCCACGTTAACTGGAACTCGGCAGGCAACTGTAGCTGTCGCAACAGCTAATGGTTCCTTCAGCTCATCAAGCTCCTTCACTGGTTCTCGAAGCCCGTCTTCCAATTGGCCTTCACTAGGACTTTCCAGACCCTATGGTAGTTTCCAGACACAGCAAGGCACAAATCAACTGAGCTCTGCCCCTGCATTAACTGGAACTCAGCAGGCAAGTGGAGGTGCCACAACAGCTAATGGCTCCTCCACCTCCAGTTTATCAAGCCCCTACATTGGTTCTCAAAGCTCCACTGGCCATGGACCGTCTCAAGTGCTTGCAAGCCAGTATGGTGGTGGTGGTCAATCAAGCTCTGCCCCTGCCTTCGTGACCCAGCAGGCCTCTGGGAGTGCAGTGTACAGTGGTTCCACATCTAGTACTTCAAGCTCCTTCCATGGTTCTCAAAGCCGAGGCTCAACTGGTTATGGGCCGTCTCATGGGCTCGCGAGCCTGTATGGTCATGGTCAATCAAGCTCTGCCCCTGCATTAACAGTATCCCATCAGGCAAGTGAAGGTGCCACAACAGCTAATGGTTCCTCCGGCTTATCGAGCTCCTTCACTGGTTCTCCAAGCCCAACTGCCTACTGGCTGTTGCTTAGACTTTCCAGCCAATATGCTGGTTCCCCGGCACAGCAAGGCAAAAACCAGCTTGGCTCCGTGGCTGGATTAAATGTAACTCAACAAGCCTCTGCAAGTCCAGTGTTGAATGGTTCTACTTCTAGCACTTCAAGCTCctacagtggttctcaaagacGAGGCTCAACTGTCTATGGACTGTCTCAAGGATTTTCCAGCCCCTATGGGAGTATCCAGACACAGCAAGGCACAAACCAACTGAGCTCTGCCCCTCCTTTAACTTTAACCCAACAAGCCTCCGGCATGTCTTCCAGCTCCCACAATGGTTCTCAAAGCCGAGGCTCAAATGTCTATGGACTGTTTCAAGGATTTTCCAGACCCTTTGGTAGTTTCCAGACACAGCAAGGCACAAATCAGCAGACAACTGAAGCCGCCACAACAGCTAATGGTTCCTCCACCTCCAGTTTCTCACGCTCCTTCACTAGTTCTCAAGGCCCAACTGCCTACTGGCTGGTGCTAAGACTTCCCAGCCAATATGCTGGTTCCCAGGCCCAGCAAGGCATAAACCAGCTTAGCTCTGTGCCTGGATTAAATATGATTCAACAAGCCTCTGCAAATGCAGTGTTAAATGGCTCTACATCTAGTACTTCAAGCCCCTACATTGGTTCTCAAGGCTCCACTGGCTATGGACCATCTCAAGTGCTTGCAAGCCagtatggtggtggtggtggtcaaTCAAGCTCTGCCCCTGCCTTTGTGACCCAGCAGGCCTCTGGGAGTGCAGTGTCCAGTGGTTCTACGCCTAGTACTTCAAGCTCCTTCCATGGTTCTCCAAGCCAAAGCTCAACTGGCTATGGGTTGTCTCAAGGGCTTGGTAGCCGCTATAGTAGTTTTCATACACAGCAAGGCACAAACCAACTGACCTCTGCCCCTGCTTTAACTTTGAACCTACAAGCCTCTGGCATATCTTTCAGCTCCCACAATGGTTCTCGAAGCCCGTCTTCCAATTGGCCGTCACTAGGACTTTCCAGACCCTATGGTAGTTTCCAGATGCTGCAAGGCACAAATCAGCAGACAACTGAAGCTGCCACAACAGCTAATGGTTCCTCCACCTCCAGTTTATCAAGCCCCTACATTGGTTCTCAAAGCTCCACTGGCTATGGACCGTCTCAAGTGCTTGCAAGCCAGTATGGTGGTGGTCAATCAAGCTCTGCCCCTGCCTTCGTGACCCAGCAGGCCTCTGGGAGTGCTGTGTCCAGTGGTTCTACATCTAGCACTTCAACCTCTTACAGTGGTTCGCAAAGCCAAGGTCCAACTGTCTATGGACTGTCTCAAGGATTTTCCAGGCCCTATGGTAGTTTCCAAACACAGCAAGGCACAAATCGGCAGACAACTGAAGCTGCCGCAACAGCTAATGGCTCCTCCAGCTCATCGAGCTCCTTCACTGGTTCTCAAAGCCCGTCTTCCAATTGGCCTTCACTAGGAATTTCCAGACCCTATGTTGGTTTCCAGACACAGCAAGGCATAAACCAGCTTGGCTCTGTGCCTGGATTAAATGTGATTCAACAAGTCTCTGCAAGTGCAGCGTTAAATGGTTCTACATCTAGTACTTCAAGCTActacagtggttctcaaagacGAGGCTCAACTGTCTATGGACTGTCTCAAGGATTTTCCAGTCCCTATGGTAGTTTCCAAACGCATCAAGACACAAATCGGCAGACAACTGAAGCCGCCACAACAGCTAATGGTTCCTCCACCTCCAGTCTATCAAGTTCCTACACTGGTTCCCAAAGCCAAACTGCAACTGCCTATGGGTCATCCCACAGCCTTTCCAATCTTTATGATGGTTTGCATAAACAGCATGGTGTCCAATGGCTGAGCTCTGTCCCTGCCTTAACTGTGAACCAGCAGGCCTCTGGAAGCACCATAACATCCAATGGCTCCAACACCGATGCTTCAAGTGCCTACAGTGCTCCTCAAAGCCATAGTTTGTCTCATGGGCTTGTTGGGAGCTCTCTCAGCATACCGAACCAAAATGTCCAGCAACTGGGGGCCTTCAATCAGCTGGTTCCTTCTCTGTGGTTGGGTCAGCAATCTTGTGAAAAGACTGTTCAGTGA
- the golph3b gene encoding Golgi phosphoprotein 3, which translates to MTSLTQRSTSGLVQRRTEASRNAATDREKIFDGDEHEERRGEEDEDERGDSKETRLTLMEEVLLLGLKDREGYTSFWNDCISSGLRGCMLIELSLRGRLQLEPCGMRRKSLLARKVLCKSDAPTGDVLLDEALRHVKETQPPETVQNWIELLSGETWNPLKLHYQLRNVRERLAKNLVEKGVLSTEKQNFLLFDMTTHPLSNDTVKQRLVKKLQEAMLDKWVREPQRMDKRLLALILLAHSSDVLENAFAPLQDEQYELATKRVRSLLELEPEAEATKSGANELLWAVVAAFTK; encoded by the exons ATGACTTCGCTGACACAGAGGAGCACCTCGGGCCTGGTGCAACGGCGAACCGAGGCCTCGCGTAACGCCGCCACTGACCGAGAGAAGATCTTCGACGGGGACGAGCACGAAGAGCGCCGCGGggaggaggacgaggacgagCGGGGAGACTCGAAGGAGACGCGGCTGACACTCATGGAGGAAGTGTTGCTCTTAGgactgaaagacagagag GGTTATACGTCATTCTGGAATGACTGCATATCTTCAGGTCTCAGAGGCTGCATGCTAATTGAGCTCAGCCTTCGAGGACGACTACAACTCGAACCTTGCGGCATGAGGAGGAAAAGCCTGCTGGCCAGAAAG GTGCTGTGTAAATCGGACGCACCAACAGGAGACGTGCTGCTAGATGAGGCACTGAGACATGTGAAGGAAACACAGCCTCCTGAGACGGTGCAGAACTGGATAGAGCTGCTCAGTG GAGAGACCTGGAATCCCCTAAAGCTCCACTACCAGCTTCGCAATGTTCGTGAGCGTCTGGCGAAGAACCTGGTGGAGAAGGGTGTGCTGAGCACAGAGAAACAGAACTTCCTGCTGTTTGACATGACCACGCACCCACTGAGCAACGACACGGTGAAGCAGCGCCTTGTCAAGAAGCTCCAGGAAGCCATGCTCGACAAGTGGGTGAGAGAGCCGCAGCGTATGGACAAGCGCCTGCTCGCGCTCATCCTCCTTGCACACTCCTCCGACGTGCTGGAGAACGCTTTCGCACCACTGCAGGACGAGCAGTATGAGCTTGCGACAAAGCGTGTACGCTCACTGCTCGAGCTCGAACCGGAGGCCGAGGCGACCAAATCCGGTGCCAATGAGCTGCTCTGGGCTGTCGTGGCCGCTTTCACCAAATGA